ATTTGGTGAAGTTCCACTTGATGCCGTCCCCTGCCAGTATTTCCGGGAAGTTGTCCTTCAGGACCTCCTCCAGCTTCGCACCAATCGGATGGTTCTTATCGAAGCCCTTGAAGCCCTTCTGTTCCGTCAGATACTTGAAGAGGGGCTGGGCACTTTCACCACGGACATCACCTTTGGCAAAAATCTGGAAGGTCACGCCATAATTGAAGCGGCAGAATTCCTGCACCTCGTCATTGCTGCCCGGATCCTGCTCTGCGAACTGATTGCAGGGGAAACCGAGGATTTCCAGGCCCTGCTCCTGATACTTCACATACAGGTCCTGCAGCTCCTTGAACTGCGGCGTGAAACCGCACTTGCTGGCCGTATTGACGATGATGAGAACCTTTCCCTTGTAATCTGCCAGAGACTTTTCTACACCCTTGCTGGTTTTGGCTGCGAAATCATATACACCCATGATTATTTACTCCTCAATATCCTTAATCTATATCATCACTATCAGAGACCAACTATCTCGTTGATTTTGTCCTTGTCAAAGCCCAGGACAAAATCTTTGTCATTGGCTGTGGTTACCGGTACAGCCATATCACCCGACAGCTTATAGCACGCATTGCGGTCTTCATCGTTTTCCTCGATGTTGTGCTCTTCAAACTCTACATTCTTGCTCTTCAGATACTTCTTCACCTTTTCGCACCAGGGGCAGTCATTGATCGAATATACCTTTACCATTCTGATTTTCCTCCCTGTAATTTGACAATGTATTTTTCGGCCAGCAGGGCTGCAGCAGTGCCATCAGCAGCTGCCGTGGTCAGCTGGCGGATCTCTTTCTCACGGATATCTCCGGCGGCAAAGACACCGGGAATCTTTGTGCGGCAGTCTTCGCCAGCAGGAATGCGTCCGTCCTTCAGTTCAAGTTCTTCTGCAAACAGGCTGGAATTCGGCTCGACACCGATATTGACGAAGATGCCGTCAACGGCAATGCTTGACTCCTGATTGGACTTCTTATCGAAAACATCTATGCTTTCCAAACGACCCTCTCCGTGAAGGGCCTTGATCTCTGTCTCCAGCATCACAGCAGCCTTCGTATTTTCCAGCAGCTTTTGCTGGGAAATCTCATCGGCTCTCAGCTGGGAACGGTGAATGAGGTAAAGCTTCTTCGCATATTTCGACAGGAAGTTGGCAGCATCCACAGCAGCATTGCCGCCTCCCATGACAGCGATGACTTTATCCTGATACATGTGACCATCGCAGAGCTCGCAATAGTGGACACCCTTGTTGGCATACCTGCCTGCTTCTGGCAACGGCAGCTTGCGGCGGTTCATGCCGGAGGCAATGATGACAACATCAGCTTCGTAGATATGCTCATCAGTCTCGACCAGCTTGGGCGTGGACTTCAGCTGCACCCGCTGAATCATGTCAAATTCATCAATCTCAGCGCCAAAGCTTTCTGCCTGTGCCTGCAGGTTACTCATCAGTTCCTTGCCGGAGACCTTGGCGAAGCCCGGATAATTCTCAATGCCTGTCGCATTGGCAATCTGGCCGCCAACGATTCCATTTTCCAGAACCAGGGTAGAGAGGTTCATACGGCCTGCATATAGAGCAGCTGTCAGGCCAGCCATACCAGCGCCGATGATGATGATATTCTTGTGAATCCTTGCTTTTGTCATTCCATGCACCTCCTCAAAAGCTCAGCCATCACAGCTTTTCGAAATCGGTCTGCTGAACTTTTTCCTTTCTGTTTGTCTTACAAGGCTTATTATACGCCTAAATTTAATTTTGTCAAATACAATTTTATAAATTTATATTTGGTCATTGTTTAAATCCTTGGGCTCCCTTTCTGCCTGGCGTTGGCACTCGTTTGCTTCGGATATCCGCTTTCAGTTCACCTACTTGAACTCACCCCCATACACGTTGCATATCTACTCAGAGCTGCAATACTTAATAGCCTGTTACGACTTGCCAACGCCACTACTTTCCTGTAGAATGATATCAATTTATGAAACCATTCCCTTTGCTACCACAGAAAGGACGTAATGCCTGTGCCCATGGCCATCGGCCCTGCCGGCAATTCCTGGCAGGCTCAGCAGATTCCCAAGCACGATGACCTTCAGCAGAAGCTCATTCAGGACCGCAGCAGTTACCGTGAAGAGATTGCCCAGCTTTCTTCCACAGATGAGGATTCAAACCGTGGCCAGATCAATGAGGATTACCAGAAGCTGTCCAGGATCGAGAGCAAACTGGCTCAGATAAGCTCCCAGGATGCTTATAAAAAGCCTCAACTCCCGCCTCCTACCGACGAAGAAATGAACCGCCGCTTCGGCAGCGCCTACAGCGTAGAGATTTCCAGCCTCCAGTCCAGCAAGACACTGACCTCTGCCACCCCGGAACTTGAAACTCATTCCCACCTGTAAGATATTCCAAACATCACATACCAAAAGAGACTTTGAAGACTGCCTCATATCAATGATATGACAGCCTCAAAGTCTCTTTTTATTTACTGTTTGTCACAACCGAAGACTATGCCCGCATCCTTCCTGGCACGCTCGGCGGTTTCCAGTACAACCTGGGACACCTTGAGGCCGGCTTCCATGGCGGCGTAGTCCCTGGCTTCATACAAGGCAGCAAACTCCTTGAACTCATGCACCATGCGGTGGGGATAGCGGTTCAGCTCGTAACGGGTGACGGTCCTGCTGCCGTGTAGGGATACTTCGAAGGCTGCCAGCGCATTGGGCGCTCCCAGCACCCTCAGCCAGCCCTTTTCTCCCTGCATGGTGATGAAGCAAGGACTTTCAGAGTCCTTGGCTCCCAGGGCCACCGCCGTGAAGTCCTGATATTTCAGCAGGAGAGTACCGGAAGTGTCAATGCCGTTGAAACCGATATTTGGCTCATAGGTCACAGCCTGCGGCGCACCAAAGAGGCCGATGATGAAATTCAGATTGTAGATGTTGATATCGTAAAGAGCACCACCGGAAAGCTCCGGGTCAAAGGCTGGCAGCACCTCTCCTTTCAGATACCTGTCATAGCGGCTGGAATACTGGGAGTAATTGGCCATGACCGCCGTGATCTTCCCCAGGTCTGCCAGCCTTTCCCTGATGGCATGGAAATTGGGCAGATGCAGCAGTGTCACCGCCTCGAAGATATAAAGATGCTTCTCAAGGGCCAGCTTCACCAGTTCCTGCACCTCTGCCGCTGTGGAGGCAAAGGGCTTTTCCATGATGATATGCTTGCCCGCCAGGAGGGCTTTTTTTGCATATTCGTAATGCACGCTGTTGGTCAGGCCTACATAGACAAATTCCACGTCCCCGCTGGCCAGCAGCTCGTCATAGTCCGTATATACTTTGGGAATGCCGTACTGTACGGCCAGCCCCTCTGCCACGCTCTTGCTTCTGGGGCGGGCAAAAATGGCCGTGACTTCAATCTCCGGCACCTCCCTGAGGGCTGGCAGTGCCCCTTCCTTCACAATAAATCCCGTTCCCAAAATCGCCAGTTTCATGTCCATTGCCTCCTGCTTTATGTTATCCGCCTGCAAAAACGCTCCTTCAAAATCTATGATGCTCACTTTACCTCAATGCCCAGGACTTTTTCAATGGCTCCCGGCTTTTCCTGGAACAGCTCCAGCACCAGCCCGTCCGGAAGCTGCACCCATTTTTCCGGCTTGCCTTCCATGGGGTGTACCCCCTCATAGGCCAGCATTTCCTGCAGCGCAGCCGCAAAATCCTGCACCACAATGCCCAGATGGTGTCCCCTGCCCGCTGCCGGGTCTTCCGGGGCAGCCACCAGCTGCAGTCCCCCTTTCAGCCATACCTGCTGGAGGTTGCCGTCCTTTTCTTTCCGCCGGGTCTCGGTCATACCCAGCACTGTCTGGAAAAACTTCAGGCTCCAGTCAATATCCGCCACGGTCACCGCCGCATGTTCAAGATAAGATGCTTTCTTTTCCATCATGATCTCCTTATGCAAAAAATATACCTTTTTGCTTATTTCGCTTCCATGAGGCAAAATCCTGCCAGATATCTCCTCACTCCTTGCCGCGTCTGGCCAGCAGGAATACGGTGGCAAGAATCAGAGCCGTCCCCAGCAGGTCCATGACACCGAAGCTGGCCTTCAGGAACAGCAGGGAAAAGACAATGGCCGACAAAGGCTCCAGAGAGCCAAGGATGCTGGCTTCCGCTGGCTGGATGTATTTGATGCTGCCCAGATAACAGCCAAAGGCCACCACGGTGCCAAAGATAATGATATAAGCATAAATAAGACCGGCCAGAGGATGCCAAATGCCCACAAAATTCCAGGGAGGGCACAGGAAAGAAAGGGCCAGTCCTCCCAGCAGCATGCCCCAGCCCACCACCAAGGTCGGCCGCCATTTGCGGATCAGCCGCTTGGGCTGCATGGTGTAGAAAGCCGCCGCCACCGCAGATGCCAATCCCCAAAACAGGGCCAGGGGCGAAATGGATAACTTGTCCAGGCTGCCGTGGGTAACCAGCAGGAAGGTTCCTCCCACGGCCATAGCCACGCAGATGAGTTCCAGATAGCGGGGCAGACGGCGGGCTCTCACAGCTGTATAACCTACGATAAACACCGGCATCAGGTATTGCAGCACCGTGGCCGTAGCCGCATTGCCCGCTTTGATGCAGGCAAAATAGGTGTACTGCACCGCCAGCATGCCAAAAACAGCAAACAAGAGCACTTCCAAGGCATCTTTCTTATCCTGCCAGATCTGGAAGATGCTTTCTCTATAGAGGCAGGCATCTGTCACCAGCAGGATGACACCAGCCAGCAGCATCCGGGACACCACCAGCCACTCCGTGGAAAAGCCGCAATCCTGCAGCAAATACTGCCCGGCCACACCGCTGCCGCCCCACATGGACGCGCCCATACATACCATGAGCAGTCCCTTTTTCCGTTCATCCAATAAAAAGCCACCTCCCATTGTATTCCTTTTATCTTAGCATAACAGAGCTGCTGCAAATTTTGTAGTGTCAAAAGAAAAAGACAACCTACCAGAAAGCTGGCTTAAGGAAGAGAAGCTGGCCCCTGTGGAAAACACGACCTTGACCCGTTCACTTGCTTTGTTGTATCATATATTTACGGAATATTTCAAACTATATATCAAAAGTTTGAGGAGGCAGGACAGCATGAGCATTTTGGAATCCATCAGCCAGCGGCGCACCTATTACCAGATTAACAAGGAGCTTCCATTGGATACCGGGAAAGTCAAAGAAGTAATCCAACAGGCCACAGAGCTGGTGCCGGATGCCTTCAACATGAAGTCGGCGCGTGTTGTCCTGGCCCTGGGC
This genomic interval from Selenomonas sp. AB3002 contains the following:
- a CDS encoding VOC family protein; translation: MEKKASYLEHAAVTVADIDWSLKFFQTVLGMTETRRKEKDGNLQQVWLKGGLQLVAAPEDPAAGRGHHLGIVVQDFAAALQEMLAYEGVHPMEGKPEKWVQLPDGLVLELFQEKPGAIEKVLGIEVK
- a CDS encoding Gfo/Idh/MocA family oxidoreductase; the protein is MKLAILGTGFIVKEGALPALREVPEIEVTAIFARPRSKSVAEGLAVQYGIPKVYTDYDELLASGDVEFVYVGLTNSVHYEYAKKALLAGKHIIMEKPFASTAAEVQELVKLALEKHLYIFEAVTLLHLPNFHAIRERLADLGKITAVMANYSQYSSRYDRYLKGEVLPAFDPELSGGALYDINIYNLNFIIGLFGAPQAVTYEPNIGFNGIDTSGTLLLKYQDFTAVALGAKDSESPCFITMQGEKGWLRVLGAPNALAAFEVSLHGSRTVTRYELNRYPHRMVHEFKEFAALYEARDYAAMEAGLKVSQVVLETAERARKDAGIVFGCDKQ
- a CDS encoding FAD-dependent oxidoreductase; this translates as MTKARIHKNIIIIGAGMAGLTAALYAGRMNLSTLVLENGIVGGQIANATGIENYPGFAKVSGKELMSNLQAQAESFGAEIDEFDMIQRVQLKSTPKLVETDEHIYEADVVIIASGMNRRKLPLPEAGRYANKGVHYCELCDGHMYQDKVIAVMGGGNAAVDAANFLSKYAKKLYLIHRSQLRADEISQQKLLENTKAAVMLETEIKALHGEGRLESIDVFDKKSNQESSIAVDGIFVNIGVEPNSSLFAEELELKDGRIPAGEDCRTKIPGVFAAGDIREKEIRQLTTAAADGTAAALLAEKYIVKLQGGKSEW
- a CDS encoding glutaredoxin domain-containing protein, with protein sequence MVKVYSINDCPWCEKVKKYLKSKNVEFEEHNIEENDEDRNACYKLSGDMAVPVTTANDKDFVLGFDKDKINEIVGL
- a CDS encoding glutathione peroxidase, producing the protein MGVYDFAAKTSKGVEKSLADYKGKVLIIVNTASKCGFTPQFKELQDLYVKYQEQGLEILGFPCNQFAEQDPGSNDEVQEFCRFNYGVTFQIFAKGDVRGESAQPLFKYLTEQKGFKGFDKNHPIGAKLEEVLKDNFPEILAGDGIKWNFTKFLIDREGNVVERFEPTTNPSDMAAAIEKLL
- a CDS encoding DMT family transporter, with amino-acid sequence MDERKKGLLMVCMGASMWGGSGVAGQYLLQDCGFSTEWLVVSRMLLAGVILLVTDACLYRESIFQIWQDKKDALEVLLFAVFGMLAVQYTYFACIKAGNAATATVLQYLMPVFIVGYTAVRARRLPRYLELICVAMAVGGTFLLVTHGSLDKLSISPLALFWGLASAVAAAFYTMQPKRLIRKWRPTLVVGWGMLLGGLALSFLCPPWNFVGIWHPLAGLIYAYIIIFGTVVAFGCYLGSIKYIQPAEASILGSLEPLSAIVFSLLFLKASFGVMDLLGTALILATVFLLARRGKE